The Candidatus Zixiibacteriota bacterium region AAGTTCGTCGAGGAAAACTTCTCGGCAGATATCCTCGAAAAAAGCGATTTTCGTGATGAGTTGACTTTTATAGTCAAAGAAGACCGGATTGTGGATATCCTCAAGTTCATGAAGGAAGATGAGAAATTCGCCTACAATTTCCTGACTGACCTGACGGCCACAGACTGGCCCGAGCGGGATAAACGTCATGAGCTCGCTTATATGTTGTTTTCATTTAAGGATAATACGAGGATTCGTTTTAAGATCAGGGTCAAAGAGGGGCAC contains the following coding sequences:
- a CDS encoding NADH-quinone oxidoreductase subunit C, with translation MSINREAEKFVEENFSADILEKSDFRDELTFIVKEDRIVDILKFMKEDEKFAYNFLTDLTATDWPERDKRHELAYMLFSFKDNTRIRFKIRVKEGHKIQTATVLWESANWMEREVFDLFGVIFEGHPDLTKILTADDLEGHPLQKDYSLTYEIPHFSHNKDLPPEVI